Proteins from a genomic interval of uncultured Methanocorpusculum sp.:
- a CDS encoding dihydroneopterin aldolase family protein, with protein sequence MATDRENAVFEAAIKLGALYHQFVGTPISRSTAETVEAAIESAVSLQPYVTKITVRLDKSLMNENPFGYSELTGAMYDAVIETKYGDAVCRASLKFENGYPMMKIIE encoded by the coding sequence ATGGCAACAGACAGAGAAAACGCCGTGTTCGAAGCGGCAATCAAACTCGGGGCGCTTTACCACCAGTTCGTGGGAACGCCCATCTCACGTTCGACCGCAGAGACCGTGGAAGCCGCAATCGAAAGTGCGGTCTCCCTCCAGCCGTATGTGACGAAGATCACGGTCCGTCTGGACAAGTCCTTAATGAATGAAAATCCGTTCGGCTACTCGGAACTTACCGGGGCGATGTATGATGCCGTCATCGAAACGAAGTACGGCGACGCGGTCTGCCGTGCAAGCCTGAAGTTCGAGAACGGATACCCCATGATGAAGATCATCGAGTAA
- a CDS encoding TatD family hydrolase yields MIQFPILDDHFHINRRTGVGPSVVKEFMRSGGTHIVLVSLPSWSCGVTPNTPADYRQVFDELLTVSEMVNELGCVCYPVAGVHPAEIWWLSERLGLSAAEELMCGALEVATEYVREGTCIGLKSGRPHYPVTPEVWDASNRVLERALTLSGELGCSLQIHAESGPCEDVPDMAKSCGMDPSRVVKHFATCETPLHPSITVREPFLNQWFAEKREFTLESDYMDDLSRPGAVNGPRSVPRRMQKLLQEGAVTFEDMWRVHGFVPKKIYGVDFDI; encoded by the coding sequence ATGATTCAGTTTCCGATCCTGGACGATCACTTCCACATCAACCGGAGAACAGGCGTCGGCCCGTCGGTCGTGAAGGAGTTCATGCGTTCCGGCGGGACGCACATCGTGCTCGTCTCGCTTCCCTCCTGGTCGTGCGGCGTTACGCCAAACACGCCTGCTGACTACCGTCAGGTGTTCGATGAACTGCTGACGGTTTCAGAGATGGTGAACGAGCTTGGATGTGTCTGTTATCCGGTCGCGGGCGTCCACCCGGCCGAGATCTGGTGGCTCTCCGAAAGGCTCGGACTTTCGGCCGCCGAGGAGCTGATGTGCGGGGCGCTGGAGGTCGCCACCGAGTATGTCCGCGAAGGAACATGTATCGGGCTGAAGTCCGGCCGGCCACATTACCCGGTGACGCCCGAGGTGTGGGATGCGTCAAACCGGGTTCTGGAAAGAGCCCTTACGCTGTCGGGCGAGCTCGGCTGTTCTCTGCAGATCCATGCCGAGTCGGGCCCGTGCGAGGACGTGCCGGATATGGCAAAATCATGCGGGATGGATCCGTCCCGGGTCGTGAAGCATTTTGCGACCTGTGAGACCCCTCTTCATCCTTCAATCACGGTCAGAGAGCCGTTTTTGAATCAGTGGTTTGCGGAAAAGCGGGAGTTCACGCTCGAGAGCGACTACATGGATGATCTCTCAAGGCCGGGTGCGGTGAACGGGCCGCGGTCGGTCCCCCGCAGGATGCAGAAACTTCTCCAGGAGGGCGCAGTGACTTTCGAGGATATGTGGCGTGTTCACGGTTTTGTCCCAAAAAAGATATACGGCGTCGATTTCGATATTTGA
- a CDS encoding asparagine synthase C-terminal domain-containing protein, with protein MQLTGWMEENGRLLDRVEIETFSVSRLSACGGEFLLETDECFIRDKYHIMPGNPQGKPIITADPNVPDLPLDEAIQTAVLLRASEDAVTTLSGGVDSSLVAALAGLPCIAVGLSGSHDLAAAQETAKILDLPLTVKEIGIADIRVALDEVLEIIPRVTPLDVEIAITGYFIAALAKETGAERILTGQAADELFGGYARYGRSADLRSDLAADFAGLFFQRERDAAAASHFGVWYSLPFMDERVVRASRTFSPDELVKGDLRKIALRSVAARHLPEEIAWRPKKAMQYGSGISSALAKIAKSEGCKGCRELIQKLCPDKV; from the coding sequence ATGCAGCTTACCGGCTGGATGGAAGAGAACGGCCGGCTGCTCGACCGTGTCGAGATCGAAACCTTTTCCGTATCCAGACTCTCGGCATGCGGCGGCGAGTTTCTTCTGGAGACAGACGAATGCTTCATCCGGGACAAATACCACATCATGCCCGGGAACCCACAAGGAAAGCCGATCATCACCGCCGACCCTAATGTTCCCGATCTGCCCCTCGATGAAGCGATCCAAACTGCCGTTTTGCTCCGGGCATCCGAGGACGCCGTGACCACCCTTTCGGGCGGCGTGGACTCATCCCTCGTCGCGGCCCTTGCCGGTCTCCCTTGTATCGCCGTAGGACTTTCGGGTTCGCATGATCTTGCCGCGGCACAAGAGACCGCGAAGATCCTCGACCTCCCCCTTACCGTAAAAGAGATCGGGATCGCCGACATCCGGGTGGCGCTCGACGAGGTTCTTGAGATCATTCCGCGGGTCACTCCCCTCGACGTCGAGATCGCGATCACCGGCTACTTCATCGCGGCTCTCGCAAAAGAGACCGGGGCGGAAAGGATCCTCACCGGCCAGGCAGCCGATGAACTGTTCGGGGGATACGCACGATACGGCCGATCGGCCGATCTCCGGTCCGACCTTGCGGCCGACTTTGCCGGTCTTTTCTTCCAACGAGAGAGGGATGCGGCGGCCGCCTCGCATTTCGGCGTCTGGTACTCCCTGCCCTTCATGGACGAGCGGGTCGTTCGTGCATCCCGGACATTCAGCCCGGATGAACTGGTGAAAGGCGACCTTCGAAAGATCGCCCTTCGAAGTGTTGCCGCCCGCCATCTCCCGGAAGAGATCGCCTGGAGACCAAAAAAAGCCATGCAGTATGGAAGCGGCATATCCTCGGCGTTAGCAAAGATCGCCAAGTCGGAAGGCTGCAAAGGATGCCGGGAACTGATTCAAAAACTCTGCCCGGATAAGGTATAA
- a CDS encoding minichromosome maintenance protein MCM, with protein MAVELEVVDRVEEWTGFLKKKYKSELNKISREYPSERSLEIDYGVLEKYGKIGVVLADELLEHPGKTLEDVKDAIRTSRLITGKDVEGNDISDTIISKVNIRFIRLPRKTQIRDIRAEDINKFISIDGIVRRVTEVRPRLVTGAFRCVNGHITYKKQEYGSYSEPDMCGHAECTLKKLELVQSKSTFIDSQKLRVQETPEGLRGGEQPQNIDIDTVDDLCGKVSPGDRVIVNGILRSVQRVVGGQKSTVFDLYIECNSIEISIKEFEEVNISEEDEVTIKDMAADPGVYGKIARSIAPTIYGNDEVKEAIALQMFGGIPKEMPDGSSLRGDIHILLVGDPGIAKSQLLRYVIKLAPRGIYTSGKSASSAGLTAAAVKDDLGDGRWTLEAGALVLADKGIAAVDEMDKMQKDDRSSLHEAMEQQSVSIAKAGINATLRTRCSLLGAANPKLGRFDEYANISEQINMPPSLLSRFDLIFIMKDQPDATRDLNIARHILKAHSAGEKIMRHKKYPIPGADDEYFQRELAPVTPEIDAAMLRKYLAYAKRNCFPLLKDEAKEVLVQYYQSLRSVAYENSDKPVPITARQLEALVRLAEASARVRLADEVEQEDAERVVKIVDACLRQVAYDAKTGSLDIDKITTGTSRSGRAIRRELKETIETLIQASDDRVAKVDQIMETMENKYHYKRDEVEHILERMRMDGEVFQPRNGLIKFTAPMR; from the coding sequence ATGGCTGTTGAACTGGAAGTTGTAGACCGGGTCGAGGAGTGGACCGGGTTTCTGAAAAAGAAATACAAAAGTGAGCTCAATAAGATATCCCGTGAATATCCAAGCGAACGCTCCCTTGAAATAGACTATGGTGTTCTGGAAAAATACGGAAAGATTGGCGTCGTTCTCGCCGACGAACTCCTCGAACACCCGGGAAAGACCTTAGAGGACGTCAAAGACGCGATTAGGACGTCGCGCCTCATCACCGGCAAGGATGTTGAAGGAAACGACATCTCCGACACTATCATAAGCAAAGTCAACATCCGGTTCATCCGCCTCCCGCGAAAGACCCAGATCCGGGACATCCGGGCCGAAGACATCAATAAATTCATCAGCATCGACGGGATCGTGCGCCGGGTCACCGAGGTCCGCCCCCGGCTCGTCACCGGAGCGTTCCGGTGCGTGAACGGGCATATCACCTACAAAAAACAGGAGTACGGTTCCTACTCCGAGCCGGATATGTGCGGGCATGCCGAGTGTACGCTGAAAAAGCTCGAACTCGTGCAGAGCAAATCGACCTTCATCGACTCGCAGAAACTTCGTGTCCAGGAGACGCCCGAAGGACTTCGTGGCGGGGAGCAGCCCCAGAACATCGACATCGACACGGTCGACGATCTCTGCGGCAAAGTATCGCCGGGTGACCGCGTCATCGTGAACGGCATCCTTCGCAGCGTGCAGAGAGTCGTCGGCGGTCAAAAAAGCACCGTCTTCGATCTCTACATCGAATGCAACTCGATCGAGATCTCGATCAAAGAGTTCGAAGAGGTCAACATCTCCGAAGAGGACGAGGTCACGATCAAAGATATGGCCGCCGACCCCGGCGTGTACGGAAAGATCGCCAGGTCTATCGCCCCGACCATCTACGGAAACGACGAGGTCAAGGAGGCCATCGCTCTCCAGATGTTCGGCGGGATCCCAAAGGAAATGCCGGACGGATCCAGTCTTCGAGGCGATATCCATATCCTTTTAGTTGGTGACCCGGGTATTGCAAAATCCCAGCTACTTCGCTACGTCATCAAGCTCGCGCCACGCGGCATCTACACGTCCGGAAAATCCGCCTCCTCGGCCGGTCTGACGGCCGCCGCCGTGAAAGACGATCTTGGAGATGGCCGCTGGACGCTTGAGGCCGGAGCGCTCGTTCTCGCGGACAAAGGTATCGCCGCGGTGGATGAAATGGACAAGATGCAGAAAGACGACCGCTCCTCCCTGCACGAAGCAATGGAGCAGCAGTCTGTTTCGATCGCCAAGGCCGGCATCAATGCCACGCTTCGGACCCGCTGTTCCCTGCTTGGAGCCGCAAACCCCAAGCTCGGCAGATTCGACGAGTATGCCAACATCTCCGAACAGATCAACATGCCGCCGTCCCTTCTCTCCCGTTTCGATCTGATCTTCATCATGAAGGATCAGCCGGACGCAACGAGGGATCTGAACATCGCCCGGCACATCTTAAAGGCCCACTCGGCCGGTGAGAAGATCATGCGGCACAAGAAGTACCCAATCCCGGGAGCGGACGACGAGTACTTCCAGCGCGAACTTGCCCCGGTAACGCCGGAGATCGACGCCGCGATGCTCAGGAAATACCTCGCCTATGCAAAACGAAACTGCTTCCCGCTCTTAAAAGACGAGGCGAAGGAAGTTCTCGTTCAGTATTATCAGAGCCTTCGAAGCGTCGCCTACGAAAACTCCGACAAGCCAGTCCCGATCACCGCCCGTCAGCTCGAAGCACTCGTCCGTCTCGCTGAAGCGAGCGCCCGGGTCCGTCTCGCCGACGAGGTTGAGCAGGAGGATGCGGAACGCGTCGTTAAGATCGTGGACGCCTGTCTGAGACAGGTCGCCTACGACGCGAAGACCGGCTCTCTCGACATCGACAAGATCACCACCGGAACGTCCAGATCTGGGCGTGCGATCCGCCGCGAACTCAAAGAGACGATCGAGACGCTGATCCAGGCAAGCGACGACCGGGTCGCGAAGGTCGATCAGATCATGGAGACGATGGAGAACAAGTATCATTATAAGAGGGATGAGGTGGAACACATCCTGGAAAGAATGAGGATGGACGGGGAAGTGTTCCAGCCGAGGAACGGTCTTATCAAGTTCACCGCACCCATGAGGTAA
- a CDS encoding PaaI family thioesterase, with the protein MGDGQAVLKMKASDKMHNGIGFLQGGFYVILADEAIALAILAELDPGSGTATISETTEFIRGTKDDEIFAVAKIIRKGRRIVFAEAEVIRGSVDGDLLSKTTASYLITQC; encoded by the coding sequence ATGGGGGACGGGCAGGCAGTTCTCAAAATGAAAGCCTCGGATAAAATGCACAACGGTATCGGATTCCTGCAGGGGGGCTTTTACGTCATCCTCGCGGACGAGGCGATCGCCCTTGCGATTTTAGCAGAACTCGATCCAGGATCCGGCACCGCGACCATCTCCGAAACAACGGAATTTATCCGCGGCACGAAAGACGACGAGATCTTCGCCGTTGCAAAGATCATCCGGAAAGGAAGAAGAATCGTCTTTGCAGAGGCGGAGGTCATACGCGGAAGTGTTGACGGCGATCTCCTTTCAAAAACTACGGCCTCGTATCTGATAACCCAGTGCTGA